In Streptomyces sp. NBC_00569, a single genomic region encodes these proteins:
- a CDS encoding CehA/McbA family metallohydrolase, which translates to MCEDDHTTTGMGRRALFVTGAATALTLSSVSFASAADGRTPVDGTKTTRTVKGTLPPGAPDFVYVPVEVPRGVREIHVAYTYTKATVPAGTQNNALDIGVFDERGTELGGKGFRGWSGGARTEFFVRADDATPGYIPGPVRAGTWHIALGPYTVAPEGLPYELTVTLTYGEQGRTPRPVYPPSRAKGRGRAWYRGDCHIHSWFSDGRRTPAEIAALARAAGLDFINSSDHNTYSSHAHWADQAGDDLLIMLGEEITTRNGHVVALGTDPGTFVDWRYRARDNRFGTYAREVRRAGGLVVPAHPHATCIGCNWKFGFGEADAVEVWNGPYTADDEISLADWDNTLVASVRGSREWIPAMGNSDAHRDPDRIGGPQTVVLADDLTREAVQAGIKAGRSYVAESKSVELTFTASGSRGEHAGIGERLPVDPDAPVTVRLEVKGAPGCTLHVVTDQGTLFTAPALPESGSGTAEWRTTASYAAYVRAEVRHAPTVPGLPGALTAFTNPVFLGK; encoded by the coding sequence ATGTGCGAGGACGACCACACCACGACCGGCATGGGCAGACGCGCGCTGTTCGTGACGGGAGCGGCCACCGCGCTTACGTTGAGCAGTGTGAGCTTCGCGAGCGCGGCCGACGGCCGCACACCGGTGGACGGAACGAAGACGACGCGCACCGTGAAGGGGACGCTGCCGCCCGGCGCGCCCGACTTCGTGTACGTGCCGGTCGAGGTGCCGCGCGGGGTCCGCGAGATCCACGTCGCGTACACCTACACGAAGGCGACCGTCCCGGCCGGTACGCAGAACAACGCCCTGGACATCGGGGTGTTCGACGAGCGGGGCACCGAGCTCGGCGGGAAGGGCTTCCGCGGCTGGTCGGGCGGCGCGCGCACCGAGTTCTTCGTACGGGCGGACGACGCGACGCCGGGCTACATCCCGGGGCCGGTCCGCGCGGGCACCTGGCACATCGCGCTCGGCCCGTACACGGTGGCGCCCGAGGGCCTCCCGTACGAGCTGACCGTCACGCTCACATACGGCGAGCAGGGGCGGACGCCTCGCCCGGTGTACCCGCCCTCGCGCGCCAAGGGCCGGGGCCGTGCCTGGTACCGCGGGGACTGCCACATCCACTCGTGGTTCTCGGACGGCAGGCGCACGCCCGCCGAGATCGCGGCGCTCGCGCGCGCGGCGGGCCTGGACTTCATCAACTCGTCCGACCACAACACGTACTCGTCGCACGCCCACTGGGCCGACCAGGCGGGCGACGACCTGCTCATCATGCTGGGCGAGGAGATCACGACCCGTAACGGGCACGTGGTGGCGCTCGGCACGGACCCGGGCACGTTCGTCGACTGGCGCTACCGCGCCCGCGACAACCGCTTCGGCACGTACGCGCGCGAGGTCCGGCGGGCCGGCGGCCTGGTGGTGCCGGCGCATCCGCACGCCACCTGCATCGGCTGCAACTGGAAGTTCGGCTTCGGCGAGGCGGACGCCGTCGAGGTGTGGAACGGCCCGTACACGGCGGACGACGAGATCTCCCTGGCCGACTGGGACAACACGCTGGTGGCGTCCGTGCGGGGTTCGCGTGAGTGGATCCCCGCGATGGGCAACAGCGACGCCCACCGCGACCCGGACCGCATCGGCGGCCCGCAGACGGTGGTCCTCGCCGACGACCTGACCCGGGAGGCCGTCCAGGCGGGCATCAAGGCGGGCCGCAGTTACGTCGCCGAGTCGAAGTCCGTGGAGCTGACGTTCACGGCGTCCGGCTCGCGCGGCGAGCACGCGGGCATCGGCGAGCGCCTCCCCGTGGACCCCGACGCGCCGGTCACCGTCCGCCTGGAGGTCAAGGGCGCCCCGGGCTGCACGCTCCACGTGGTCACGGACCAGGGCACGCTGTTCACCGCGCCGGCGCTCCCCGAGTCCGGGTCGGGCACGGCCGAGTGGCGCACGACGGCGTCGTACGCGGCCTATGTACGGGCCGAGGTCCGGCACGCGCCGACGGTCCCGGGCCTGCCGGGGGCGCTCACGGCGTTCACGAACCCGGTGTTCCTCGGCAAGTAG
- a CDS encoding LLM class F420-dependent oxidoreductase codes for MRISTTIFLTDETITPVRLARELEQRGFAGLYLPEHTHIPVERATQYPAGGELPAEYGRTLDPFVALGQVAAVTERLGLGTGITLIAQHDPIDLAKQIATLDHLSGGRFTLGLGFGWNVEEAADHGVDWRTRRELGRERMGLMRALWAQEPTAYDGEFGVSVRASHAYPKPVGGAPRTLIGGAAGPKLFAHITEYADGWLPIGGRGLTESMPVLRAGWEEAGRDPADLHVVPYAVLPSPGKLAHYAELGIDEVVLQLPPADETSVLKILDEYEQYL; via the coding sequence ATGCGGATCTCGACCACGATCTTCCTGACCGACGAGACCATCACCCCCGTGCGGCTCGCGCGTGAGCTGGAGCAACGCGGATTCGCCGGGCTGTATCTGCCCGAGCACACACACATCCCGGTGGAGCGGGCGACGCAGTATCCGGCCGGAGGCGAACTGCCCGCCGAGTACGGCCGCACCCTCGACCCGTTCGTCGCGCTCGGGCAGGTCGCCGCCGTCACCGAGCGGCTCGGGCTCGGCACCGGCATCACGCTGATCGCCCAGCACGACCCCATCGACCTGGCGAAGCAGATCGCCACCCTCGACCACCTCTCCGGCGGCCGTTTCACGCTCGGCCTCGGCTTCGGCTGGAACGTCGAGGAGGCCGCCGACCACGGCGTCGACTGGCGCACGCGGCGCGAGCTCGGCCGGGAGCGCATGGGCCTCATGCGGGCCCTGTGGGCACAGGAACCGACCGCGTACGACGGGGAGTTCGGGGTGTCGGTGCGGGCCAGCCACGCCTACCCGAAGCCGGTGGGCGGCGCGCCCCGCACGCTGATCGGGGGAGCGGCGGGCCCGAAGCTGTTCGCGCACATCACCGAGTACGCCGACGGCTGGCTGCCCATCGGCGGGCGCGGCCTGACCGAGTCGATGCCCGTGCTGCGGGCCGGCTGGGAGGAGGCGGGCCGCGACCCGGCGGACCTGCACGTCGTCCCGTACGCGGTCCTGCCGAGCCCGGGCAAGCTCGCGCACTACGCGGAGCTCGGCATCGACGAGGTCGTCCTCCAACTGCCCCCGGCGGACGAGACATCGGTCCTCAAGATCCTCGACGAGTACGAGCAGTACCTGTAG
- a CDS encoding bifunctional FO biosynthesis protein CofGH: MTDPEPVRPTANAMRRALKRSRDGVALDTAEAAVLLQARGDDLRDLAASAARVRDAGLKAAGRPGVITYSKKVFIPLTRLCRDKCHYCTFVTVPGKLRRDGHGMYLSPDEVLDIARRGAEMGCKEALFTLGDRPEDRWPEAREWLDAHGYDDTLAYVRAMAIRVLEETGLLPHLNPGVMTWTDLQRLKPVAPSMGMMLETTATRLWSEPGGPHHGSPDKEPAVRLRVLEDAGRSNVPFTTGVLIGIGESYEERADSLFQLRRIQRSYHGIQEVIVQNFRAKPDTAMRGMPDAELEELAACIAVARHILGPSARIQAPPNLVDEEYALLIGAGIDDWGGVSPLTPDHVNPERPWPHIDELAAKTGEAGFELRERLTIYPEFIERGEPWLDPRLLPHVRALACADTGLADEEARPTGLPWQEPDEGFTATGRTDLHRTIDTTGRTSDRRDDFDDVYGDWEALREQAAPGMVPQRIDGDVRAALATAADDPTKLTDDEALALLHADGPALDALCRVADDIRKTVNGDDVTYIVTRNINFTNVCYTGCRFCAFAQRRTDADAYTLSLSQVADRAEQAWDVGAVEVCMQGGIHPDLPGTAYFDIAKAVKERVPGMHVHAFSPMEVVNGATRTGMSIRDWLTAAKEAGLDSIPGTAAEILDDEVRWVLTKGKLPTATWIEVIKTAHELGIRSSSTMMYGHVDQPRHWLGHFRTLAGIQRDALSKNVGGFTEFVTLPFIHTNAPVYLAGIARPGPTTRDNRAVTAMARVLLHPYIPNIQTSWVKLGTEGAAEMLRSGANDLGGTLMEETISRMAGSSYGSYRSIKDLVTIAEEAGRPAKPRTTLYGEVPPERQHAATASDGHLPELLPVLGD, translated from the coding sequence ATGACTGATCCGGAGCCTGTACGACCCACCGCCAACGCGATGCGCCGCGCGTTGAAGCGGTCCCGCGACGGCGTCGCCCTCGACACGGCCGAGGCGGCGGTCCTGCTCCAGGCCCGCGGGGACGACCTGCGGGACCTGGCGGCGTCCGCCGCGCGCGTGCGCGACGCGGGCCTGAAGGCCGCGGGCCGCCCGGGCGTCATCACGTACTCGAAGAAGGTCTTCATCCCGCTGACCCGGCTGTGCCGGGACAAATGCCACTACTGCACGTTCGTGACCGTCCCCGGCAAGCTGCGCCGGGACGGCCACGGGATGTACCTCTCGCCGGACGAGGTCCTCGACATCGCCCGCCGCGGCGCCGAGATGGGCTGCAAGGAGGCGCTGTTCACGCTCGGCGACCGGCCCGAGGACCGCTGGCCCGAGGCCCGCGAGTGGCTGGACGCGCACGGGTACGACGACACGCTCGCCTATGTGCGCGCCATGGCGATCCGGGTCCTGGAGGAGACGGGACTGCTCCCGCACCTCAACCCCGGCGTCATGACATGGACCGACCTCCAGCGCCTCAAGCCGGTCGCGCCGTCCATGGGCATGATGCTGGAGACGACGGCGACGCGCCTGTGGTCCGAGCCGGGCGGCCCGCACCACGGCTCGCCCGACAAGGAACCCGCCGTCCGGCTGCGGGTCCTGGAGGACGCGGGCCGGTCGAACGTCCCGTTCACCACCGGCGTCCTCATCGGCATCGGCGAGTCCTACGAGGAGCGCGCCGACTCCCTCTTCCAGCTGCGCCGCATCCAGCGCAGCTACCACGGCATCCAGGAAGTCATCGTCCAGAACTTCCGGGCCAAGCCGGACACGGCGATGCGCGGCATGCCGGACGCCGAGCTGGAGGAGCTCGCCGCGTGCATCGCGGTCGCCCGCCACATCCTCGGCCCCTCCGCCCGCATCCAGGCCCCGCCGAACCTGGTCGACGAGGAGTACGCGCTCCTGATCGGCGCCGGCATCGACGACTGGGGCGGGGTGTCGCCGCTGACCCCGGACCATGTGAACCCCGAGCGCCCCTGGCCGCACATCGACGAACTCGCCGCGAAGACGGGCGAGGCGGGCTTCGAGCTGCGTGAACGCCTGACGATCTACCCGGAGTTCATCGAGCGCGGCGAGCCGTGGCTCGACCCGCGTCTGCTGCCGCACGTACGGGCCCTCGCCTGCGCCGACACCGGTCTCGCCGACGAGGAAGCGCGCCCCACGGGCCTGCCCTGGCAGGAGCCCGACGAGGGGTTCACCGCCACCGGCCGCACGGACCTGCACCGCACCATCGACACGACGGGCCGCACGTCCGACCGGCGCGACGACTTCGACGACGTGTACGGCGACTGGGAGGCGCTGCGCGAGCAGGCCGCGCCCGGCATGGTCCCGCAGCGCATCGACGGCGACGTGCGCGCCGCGCTCGCGACGGCGGCCGACGACCCGACGAAGCTCACCGACGACGAAGCGCTCGCCCTGCTGCACGCGGACGGCCCGGCGCTCGACGCCCTCTGCCGCGTCGCGGACGACATCCGCAAGACGGTGAACGGCGACGACGTCACGTACATCGTCACGAGGAACATCAACTTCACGAACGTCTGCTACACCGGCTGCCGTTTCTGCGCCTTCGCGCAGCGCCGCACGGACGCGGACGCGTACACGCTCTCGCTCTCCCAGGTCGCCGACCGGGCCGAGCAGGCGTGGGACGTGGGCGCCGTCGAGGTGTGCATGCAGGGCGGCATCCACCCCGACCTGCCGGGCACGGCCTACTTCGACATCGCGAAGGCGGTGAAGGAGCGCGTCCCCGGCATGCACGTGCACGCGTTCTCCCCGATGGAGGTGGTGAACGGCGCGACGCGCACGGGCATGTCGATCCGGGACTGGCTCACGGCGGCGAAGGAGGCCGGCCTCGACTCCATCCCCGGCACGGCGGCCGAGATCCTCGACGACGAGGTCCGCTGGGTCCTCACCAAGGGCAAGCTGCCCACGGCGACGTGGATCGAGGTCATCAAGACGGCCCACGAGCTGGGCATCCGCTCGTCGTCGACGATGATGTACGGGCATGTGGACCAGCCCCGCCACTGGCTCGGCCACTTCCGCACGCTGGCCGGCATCCAGCGGGACGCCCTGTCCAAGAACGTGGGCGGCTTCACGGAGTTCGTGACGCTCCCGTTCATCCACACCAACGCGCCGGTCTACCTGGCGGGCATCGCGCGTCCGGGCCCGACGACCCGCGACAACAGGGCCGTCACCGCCATGGCGCGTGTCCTCCTGCATCCCTACATCCCGAACATCCAGACGAGCTGGGTGAAGCTGGGCACGGAGGGCGCCGCGGAGATGCTGCGCTCGGGGGCGAACGACCTGGGCGGCACGCTGATGGAGGAGACCATCTCCCGTATGGCGGGCTCCAGTTACGGCTCGTACCGCTCCATCAAGGATCTCGTCACGATCGCGGAGGAAGCGGGCCGGCCGGCGAAGCCGCGCACGACGCTGTACGGCGAGGTCCCGCCGGAGCGGCAGCACGCGGCGACGGCCTCGGACGGCCACCTGCCGGAACTGCTGCCGGTCCTGGGGGACTGA
- a CDS encoding FG-GAP-like repeat-containing protein: protein MRRTLVTALAVTALAVPLGLVSAAGTAAAATPVPPRVPATDFNHDGYQDLVLGAPGATVSGKENAGAVSVVYGGKNGPDIAHAKVLTRSTTGIPGAAEEGGYFGERITSGDLDGDSYTDLVVAGLGGAPSVVLWGSAAGLSGQGSVALPTSTGMFAVGDFNGDGHRDLVTDDYPRSDDPDDDVAGMTVSYGPFDRASGKPASQDSIATSQTFGPSDIVVGDMTGDGADDIVTSHGFEESAYASKFWKGGKSGVSHTAKSLTSSFRGAVGDVDGDGYGDLVVHDIGDNYEDIPYEKGTVLVMYGTADGPSTTRTKTITQDTAGVPGVGESGDMFGTDLSAGDVNGDGYADIAVGVPGEAIGNIKDAGSVVLLKGGRGGLSGTGSQAFNQSTTAVPGASETGDGFGQKVLLSDLNGDGKADLTATAPLEDGTYSDSGAAWVLRGATGGLTTSGITSFGAAAVHVPEKNAQLGQDLIGH, encoded by the coding sequence GTGCGCCGCACTCTCGTCACAGCCCTCGCCGTCACCGCGCTCGCCGTGCCGCTCGGCCTCGTATCCGCCGCCGGTACCGCCGCCGCTGCCACACCCGTTCCGCCTCGCGTCCCCGCCACCGACTTCAACCACGACGGGTACCAGGACCTCGTGCTCGGGGCGCCGGGCGCGACCGTCTCCGGGAAGGAGAACGCCGGGGCCGTCTCCGTCGTCTACGGCGGGAAGAACGGGCCGGACATCGCGCACGCCAAGGTCCTGACCCGCTCCACCACCGGGATACCCGGGGCCGCCGAGGAGGGCGGCTACTTCGGTGAGCGCATCACCAGCGGTGACCTCGACGGGGACTCGTACACCGACCTCGTCGTCGCCGGTCTCGGCGGCGCGCCGAGCGTCGTGCTGTGGGGTTCGGCCGCCGGGCTGAGCGGCCAGGGCAGCGTCGCCCTGCCCACGTCGACCGGGATGTTCGCCGTCGGCGACTTCAACGGCGACGGGCACCGCGACCTCGTCACCGACGACTACCCGCGCAGCGACGACCCGGACGACGACGTCGCCGGGATGACCGTCTCCTACGGCCCCTTCGACCGCGCGAGCGGCAAGCCGGCGAGCCAGGACTCCATCGCCACCAGCCAGACGTTCGGGCCCTCCGACATCGTCGTCGGCGACATGACCGGGGACGGCGCCGACGACATCGTGACGAGCCACGGCTTCGAGGAGTCGGCGTACGCCAGCAAGTTCTGGAAGGGCGGCAAGTCCGGTGTCAGCCACACCGCGAAGTCGCTGACGTCGTCGTTCCGCGGTGCCGTCGGTGACGTCGACGGCGACGGGTACGGCGACCTCGTCGTCCACGACATCGGCGACAACTACGAGGACATCCCGTACGAGAAGGGCACCGTCCTCGTCATGTACGGGACCGCGGACGGGCCGTCCACGACCCGCACGAAGACCATCACGCAGGACACGGCCGGCGTGCCCGGGGTCGGCGAGAGCGGCGACATGTTCGGCACCGACCTCTCCGCCGGCGACGTGAACGGCGACGGCTACGCGGACATCGCCGTCGGCGTGCCCGGCGAGGCCATCGGCAACATCAAGGACGCCGGCAGCGTCGTCCTGCTCAAGGGCGGCCGTGGCGGCCTGTCCGGCACGGGCTCGCAGGCCTTCAACCAGTCCACGACCGCGGTGCCCGGCGCCTCGGAGACGGGCGACGGCTTCGGCCAGAAGGTCCTCCTGTCCGACCTGAACGGCGACGGCAAGGCCGACCTGACGGCCACCGCTCCCCTGGAGGACGGCACGTACAGCGACTCCGGCGCCGCCTGGGTGCTGCGCGGGGCCACCGGCGGGCTGACCACGAGCGGCATCACGTCGTTCGGCGCCGCCGCCGTCCATGTCCCCGAGAAGAACGCCCAGTTGGGGCAGGACCTCATCGGGCACTGA